In a single window of the Nicotiana tomentosiformis chromosome 10, ASM39032v3, whole genome shotgun sequence genome:
- the LOC138900437 gene encoding uncharacterized protein, translated as MSVRDYSHKFNSLARYAPDIVRTMRARVHHYVDGLGDHLIRDCRVASLSDDVDISRIQAFAQTTEDLSRRIRDTRRNREQSKMARTMGSYREPRVDFRAPLHRYPPRSAGSFPPQMQGQRFDRYIQSGSGQSSSQPEGRRQERSAQTGHYISRCPGLGRGTPAQPSGFTAASSPSVRAPRPGPQSTQGRGSGRGGGDTSGSSGGQNRFYALTGRHDSETSPDVVTGILTIHSHAIYALMDPGSTFSYITPFIAGKLDMRSELLPHPVEVSTPVGDSIVANHVYRDCTVLINDRPTSVDLVELVMLDFDVIMGMDWLAACYANIDCRAKLVRFHFPGEPILEWKGNAATPKGKFISYLRARKFIAKGCIYHLVHVRDIDKEPATLQSVPIVNEFPTHGKVIAYASRQLRKHEQNYPTHDLDLAAVVFALKIWRHYLYGVHIDVFTDHQSLQYLFKQRELNLRQRRWLEFLKDYDVDILYHPGKANIVADALNRKSMGSLSHIEADKVKMTKYLCQLASLQVRLVDAEGGRILVQNTAKSSFVTEVKER; from the exons ATGAGTGTGAGGGATTATAGCCATAAGTTTAATTCTTTGGCAAGGTATGCACCAGATATAGTACGTACCATGAGGGCTAGAGTTCATCATTATGTGGATGGTTTGGGGGATCATCTGATTAGAGACTGTAGGGTTGCATCCCTATCGGATGATGTAGATATTTCCCGCATACAGGCTTTCGCTCAGACTACAGAGGACCTTTCCCGTCGGATTCGTGATACTCGCAGGAATAGGGAGCAGAGTAAGATGGCTCGTACTATGGGGTCTTATAGGGAGCCACGAGTTGATTTTAGGGCCCCACTCCATCGATATCCACCTCGGTCAGCAGGTAGTTTCCCACCACAGATGCAGGGCCAGCGGTTTGATCGTTATATTCAGTCAGGATCGGGGCAGAGCTCAAGCCAGCCTGAGGGCCGTCGACAGGAGCGTTCTGCACAG ACAGGACATTATATTAGCCGGTGCCCGGGGTTAGGCAGAGGTACACCAGCCCAGCCTTCAGGATTCACAGCAGCCTCTTCGCCCTCAGTCCGTGCTCCCCGACCAGGTCCACAGTCTACTCAGGGCCGTGGTAGTGGGAGAGGTGGAGGAGACACCTCAGGTTCTAGTGGTGGCCAGAACCGCTTTTATGCACTCACAGGCCGACATGATTCAGAGACAtccccagatgttgtcacaggtatattgacaatacattctcatgccatttatgcattgatggatcccggctctacattttcatatattactccatttattgctGGTAAGCTTGACATGAGATCTGAGTTGTTGCCACATCCAGTTGAGGTGTCTACGCCAGTTGGCGACTCTATTGTAGCTAATCATGTCTATCGAGATTGTACAGTGTTAATTAATGACCGTCCAACCTCTGTTGATTTAGTTGAATTGGTTATGCTAGACTTCGATGTcattatgggtatggattggttggcagcTTGTTATGCTAATATTGATTGTCGTGCAAAGTTGGTCCGATTTCATTTTCCTGGTGAGCCTATCCTTGAATGGAAAGGTAATGCAGCCACGCCCAAGGGTaagtttatttcataccttagggctcggaagtttattgctaaaggttgtatataccatctggttcatgttagggatatagataaggagccagcgaCTCTTCAGTCAGttcctattgtgaatgaattcccgacg catggtaaggttatcgcgTACGCCTCCAGACAGTTGCGAAAACATGAACAGAACTATCCTACGCACGATCTTGATTTAGCCGCAGTTGTATTTgccctaaagatttggcggcattatctatatggggttcatattgatgttttcaccgaccaccagagccttcagtatttatttAAACAGAGGGAGCTTAACTTACGACAAAGAAGATGGCTAGAATttctaaaggactatgatgttgatattttatatcatcccggcaAAGCTAATATTGTTGCTGATGCCCTTAACCGGAAGTCCATGGGCAGTCTAAGCCATATTGAAGCTGATAAGGTCAAGATGACCAAATATCTATGCCAGCTAGCTAGTTTGCAGGTGCGTTTGGTAGATGCAGAGGGTGGACGCATTCTCGTTCAGAATACGGCAAAATCTTCTTTTGTTACTGAAGTGAAAGAGCGATAA